In Notolabrus celidotus isolate fNotCel1 unplaced genomic scaffold, fNotCel1.pri scaffold_160_arrow_ctg1, whole genome shotgun sequence, one genomic interval encodes:
- the LOC117808834 gene encoding olfactory receptor 1P1-like, with product MNSSQVFEFTLSAYLDPGVLKYLFFLVVLFLYVLIICANVLLLVVIGVNRSLHEPMYLFLCSLFVNELYGSTGLFPFLLVQLLSEVHSIPAPLCFLQVFCLFYYACVEFFNLAIMSYDRYLAICHPLQYNTRMTPHRIALLIALVWFYASVLCVVPLLLSAPLQLCGHMINKVYCDNYSIVKLSCSDTTTNNVYGLLGASFSILCPLGLILYTYMRIIRVCFSGSKQTRQKAVSTCTPHLATLLNFSFGAFFEIMQSRFNMSRVPPVLRILLSLYFLTCQPLFSPFVYGLNITKIRVICKNLFFS from the coding sequence ATGAACTCCTCTCAGGTGTTTGAGTTCACTCTCAGTGCGTACCTGGACCCCGGGGTCTTGAAGTACTTGTTCTTCCTGGTTGTGTTGTTCTTGTATGTGTTGATAATCTGTGCTAACGTGTTGCTCCTGGTGGTGATCGGTGTGAACCGGAGCCTCCATGAACCCATGTACCTCTTCCTGTGCAGCCTGTTTGTGAACGAGCTGTACGGCAGCACGGGTCTGTTCCCGTTCCTGCTGgtccagctcctctctgagGTCCACAGCATCCCCGCTCCGCTCTGCTTCCTGCAGGTCTTCTGTCTGTTCTATTACGCCTGTGTTGAGTTCTTTAACCTGGCCATCATGTCGTATGACCGGTACCTGGCTATCTGTCACCCTCTGCAGTATAACACCCGGATGACGCCTCACAGGATCGCCCTGCTCATCGCTCTGGTCTGGTTCTATGCTTCTGTTCTGTGTGTGGTTCCCCTCCTGCTGAGCGCTCCTCTGCAGCTGTGCGGTCACATGATCAACAAAGTGTACTGTGATAACTACTCCATCGTGAAGCTCTCGTGCTCTGACACCACAACCAACAACGTCTACGGACTCCTCGGGGCCTCCTTCAGCATCCTGTGTCCCTTAGGTCTGATCCTCTACACCTACATGAGGATCATCAGAGTCTGTTTCTCTGGGTCCAAGCAGACCCGACAGAAAGCGGTCAGCACCTGTACCCCTCACCTGGCCACCCTGCTCAACTTCTCCTTCGGGGCGTTCTTTGAGATCATGCAGAGCAGGTTCAATATGAGCAGGGTTCCCCCCGTACTGAGGATCCTGCTGTCCCTTTACTTCCTGACCTGTCAGCCCCTCTTCAGCCCCTTCGTGTACGGTCTGAACATCACAAAGATCCGGGTCATCTGTAAGaacctcttcttctcctga
- the LOC117808838 gene encoding olfactory receptor 142-like, protein MNSSQVSYFTLAAYFDPGVFGSLFFVVILSLYVFILLSNSFLLVVIGLNRSLHEPMYLFLCSLFVNELYGSTALFPLLLVQVLSEVHSIPAPLCFLQVFCVHSYGAVEYLNLAVMSYDRYLSICHPLQYNTRMTSRRVGVLVALTWVYPCVAMVVLLSLSSPLKLCGNTIHKVYCDTHSVVKLACSDTAGINLYGLLATFSTIFGSLVLILYTYSRILLVCFSGSKQTRQKAFSTCTPHLASLLNFTFGACFEILQSRFDMTRVPNILRIILSLYFLTCQPLFNPVMYGLKLTKIRVLCKTLISEASQTVRSSSIWSYFCPRSRTGASSVQG, encoded by the coding sequence ATGAACTCCTCTCAGGTTTCTTATTTCACCCTTGCTGCTTACTTTGACCCGGGTGTGTTTGGGTCCTTGTTCTTCGTGGTCATCCTGtctttatatgtctttattCTCCTCTCTAACTCGTTCCTCCTGGTGGTGATCGGTCTGAACCGGAGCCTCCATGAACCCATGTACCTCTTCCTGTGCAGCCTGTTTGTGAACGAGCTGTACGGCAGCACGGCTCTGTTCCCTCTGCTCCTGGTCCAGGTCCTCTCTGAGGTCCACAGTATCCCCGCTCCGCTCTGCTTCCTGCAGGTTTTCTGCGTGCACTCGTACGGCGCCGTAGAGTATTTGAACCTGGCCGTCATGTCGTATGACCGGTACCTGTCTATCTGTCACCCTCTGCAGTATAACACCCGGATGACCTCGAGGCGGGTCGGCGTGCTGGTGGCGTTGACGTGGGTTTACCCGTGTGTGGCGATGGTCGTGTTGTTGTCTCTGAGCTCTCCTCTGAAGCTGTGTGGGAACACCATCCACAAAGTGTACTGTGACACACACTCGGTGGTGAAGCTGGCGTGTTCCGACACGGCTGGGATCAACCTCTACGGCCTCCTCGCCACCTTCAGCACCATCTTTGGATCTTTAGTCCTGATCCTCTACACGTACTCCAGGATCCTGTTAGTCTGCTTCTCTGGATCCAAGCAGACCCGGCAGAAAGCCTTCAGTACCTGCACCCCTCACCTGGCCTCCCTGTTGAACTTCACCTTCGGGGCGTGCTTCGAGATCTTACAGAGTCGCTTCGATATGACCAGAGTCCCAAACATCCTGAGGATCATCTTATCCTTGTACTTCCTGACGTGTCAGCCGCTCTTTAACCCCGTCATGTACGGACTCAAGCTCACCAAGATACGGGTGCTCTGTAAAACTCTGATCTCAGAGGCCTCCCAGACTGTGAGGTCCTCCAGCATCTGGTCTTACTTCTGTCCCAGGTCCAGAACCGGAGCTTCATCTGTGCAGGGATGA
- the LOC117808837 gene encoding olfactory receptor 2G6-like — protein sequence MVNLTQVPDFVLAAYFDSGVLRHLYFFLIMSLYVLIVLSNSFLLVVIGLNRSLHEPMYLFLCSLFVNELYGSTALFPLLLVQVLSEVHTVPAPLCFLQIFCVYSYGNTEFLTLAFMSYDRYLSICRPLQYARIMTHRRAAGFVVVMWLPSVLVNFLSLSLVVPLPLCGNTIHKVYCDISSVVRLACHDTTLNNVYGLVVSVVMIFAPLVLILYTYMRILRVCLSGSKQTRQKAVRTCTPHLASLLNFSFGACFEILQSRFDMNRVPNILRIVLSLYFLSCPPLFNPVMYGLKLSNIRVKCKHLISNKGSQ from the coding sequence ATGGTGAACCTCACTCAGGTCCCTGATTTTGTCCTTGCGGCGTACTTTGACAGCGGCGTGTTGAGACACCTGTACTTCTTCCTGATCATGTCTTTATATGTGCTGATCGTCCTCTCTAACTCGTTCCTCCTGGTGGTGATCGGTCTGAACCGGAGCCTCCATGAACCCATGTACCTCTTCCTGTGCAGCCTGTTTGTGAACGAGCTGTACGGCAGCACGGCTCTGTTCCCTCTGCTCCTGGTCCAGGTCCTCTCTGAGGTCCACACGGTCCCCGCTCCGCTCTGCTTCCTGCAGATCTTCTGTGTGTACTCTTATGGTAACACTGAGTTCCTGACCCTGGCCTTCATGTCTTATGACCGGTACCTGTCCATCTGTCGTCCTCTGCAGTACGCTCGGATCATGACTCACAGGAGAGCTGCTGGGTTCGTGGTCGTGATGTGGTTACCGTCTGTTCTGGTGAACTTCCTGTCCCTGTCCTTGGTGGTCCCTCTGCCCCTGTGTGGGAACACCATCCACAAAGTGTACTGTGACATCTCCTCGGTGGTCCGGCTGGCGTGCCACGACACCACCCTGAACAATGTCTACGGTCTGGTTGTGAGTGTCGTCATGATCTTTGCTCCTCTGGTTCTGATCCTCTACACCTACATGAGGATCCTCAGAGTCTGTTTATCTGGATCCAAGCAGACCCGGCAGAAAGCAGTCCGGACCTGCACCCCTCACCTGGCCTCCCTGTTGAACTTCTCCTTCGGGGCGTGCTTTGAGATCTTACAGAGTCGCTTTGACATGAACAGAGTCCCAAACATCCTGAGGATCGTCTTATCCTTGTACTTCCTGTCGTGTCCCCCGCTCTTTAACCCCGTCATGTACGGACTCAAGCTCTCAAACATCCGGGTCAAGTGTAAACATCTGATCTCAAATAAAGGATCTCAGTGA
- the LOC117808839 gene encoding olfactory receptor 52K1-like: protein MDQSGPRGLALFRSEHYLSPDMQRPVEVWWGSEQEAEHLHRRQMINSTDFSSFTLAAYSDRDRSESWSALVIMFLYVLIVSSNLFLLVVIGLNRSLHEPMYLFLCSLFVNELYGSTALFPLLLVQVLSEVHTVSVPFCFLQVFCVYTYANVEFCNLAVMSYDRYLAICFPLHYNTLMTSNRVAVLIAVIWLYPVLGITGLISLSASLQRCGNVINKVYCANYSIVKLACSDTAANNVYGMVYTAVTICVVLFILYTYMRILRVCFSGSKQTRQRAVSTCTPHVASLLNFSCGCFFEIIQSRFDMVHVPPMVRIFLSLYWLTCQPLFNPVVYGLNLTKIRSLCKNLLLSKV from the exons ATGGATCAGTCGGGGCCCAGAGGACTAGCCCTGTTCAGGTCTGAGCACTATTTAAGTCCTGATATGCAGAGACCTGTGGAGGTGTGGTGGGGGTCTGAGCAGGAGGCAGAGCACCTTCACAG GAGGCAGATGATAAACTCCACAGACTTCTCTTCCTTCACACTCGCTGCGTACTCAGACAGGGACCGGTCTGAGTCCTGGTCTGCCCTGGTGATCATGTTCTTATATGTGCTGATTGTCTCCTCTAACCTCTTCCTCCTGGTGGTGATCGGTCTGAACCGCAGCCTCCATGAACCCATGTACCTCTTCCTGTGCAGCCTGTTTGTGAACGAGCTGTACGGCAGCACGGCTCTGTTCCCTCTGCTCCTGGTCCAGGTCCTCTCTGAGGTCCACACGGTCTCTGTTCCCTTCTGCTTCCTGCAGGTCTTCTGTGTGTACACGTATGCAAACGTTGAGTTCTGTAACTTAGCCGTCATGTCGTACGACCGGTACCTCGCGATATGTTTCCCTCTGCACTATAACACCCTCATGACCTCCAACAGAGTGGCCGTGCTCATCGCTGTGATCTGGCTGTACCCGGTCCTGGGGATCACGGGTCTGATATCTCTGAGCGCGTCTCTGCAGCGGTGTGGGAACGTCATCAACAAGGTGTACTGTGCCAACTACTCCATCGTCAAACTGGCCTGCAGCGACACCGCCGCCAACAACGTCTACGGCATGGTGTACACGGCGGTGACCATCTGTGTGGTTCTGTTCATCCTCTACACCTACATGAGGATCCTCAGAGTCTGTTTCTCTGGATCCAAGCAGACCCGGCAGAGAGCGGTCAGCACCTGTACCCCCCACGTGGCCTCCCTGTTAAACTTCTCCTGTGGGTGTTTCTTTGAGATCATTCAGAGCAGGTTTGATATGGTCCATGTTCCTCCCATGGTTCGGATCTTCCTGTCTCTGTACTGGCTCACGTGTCAGCCGCTCTTTAACCCCGTGGTGTACGGACTGAATCTGACTAAGATACGCTCCCTCTGTAAAAATCTGCTTCTGAGTAAAGTCTGA
- the LOC117808841 gene encoding olfactory receptor 4S2-like, producing the protein MKNSSQILFFTFSAYFDIGPLKYFFFSVVMCLYVLIICANLLLILVICMNRSLREPMYLFLCSLLVNELYGSTGLFPLLLIQLLSDIHTVSVQFCYLQIFCLYTYVNVQFYNLAVMSYDRYLAICCPLQYNTRMGTQKVVVLIALSWVFPLLAIVVMIWLNASLQLCGNIIDRLYCDNFSVVKLACFDTTANNVYGLIYTFTVLFGLTVLILYTYTKILKVCFSGSKQTRQKAVTTCTPHLASLLNFSCGCFLEIVQSRLDMSSAPMTVRVFLSLYFLICQPLYNPLLYGLNLTKIYNICKSLLFRKV; encoded by the coding sequence atgaaaaactcctcacagattctgtttttcACTTTTAGTGCCTACTTTGACATCGGGCCTTTGAAATACTTCTTCTTCTCAGTGGTGATGTGTCTGTATGTTCTCATCATCTGTGCTAACTTGCTGCTGATCTTGGTGATCTGCATGAACCGGAGCCTCCGTGAGCCCATGTACCTCTTCCTGTGCAGCCTGCTGGTGAACGAGCTGTACGGCAGCACGGGTCTGTTCCCTCTGCTGCTGATCCAGCTCCTCTCTGACATCCACACCGTGTCTGTTCAGTTCTGTTACCTGCAGATCTTCTGCTTGTACACGTATGTGAATGTGCAGTTTTATAATCTAGCTGTCATGTCCTATGACAGATACCTTGCTATCTGCTGTCCTCTGCAGTATAACACTCGTATGGGGACTCAGAAGGTCGTCGTCCTCATCGCTCTGTCCTGGGTGTTCCCTCTTCTTGCGATCGTTGTCATGATTTGGTTGAATGcgtctctgcagctgtgtggaAACATCATCGACAGGTTGTACTGTGACAACTTCTCTGTAGTGAAGCTGGCGTGCTTTGACACTACAGCCAATAATGTGTACGGACTCATCTACACCTTCACTGTGTTATTTGGCCTTACTGTGCTGATCCTCTACACCTACACTAAGATCcttaaagtctgtttctctgGGTCCAAGCAGACCCGACAGAAAGCTGTGACCACCTGCACCCCCCACCTCGCCTCGCTGCTCAACTTCTCCTGTGGGTGTTTCTTAGAGATCGTGCAGAGCAGGCTGGATATGAGCAGTGCTCCTATGACTGTAcgtgtctttctgtctctgtactTCCTCATATGTCAGCCGCTCTACAACCCGTTACTGTACGGACTGAACTTAACCAAAATATACAACATCTGTAAAAGTCTCCTTTTTAGAAAGGTGTGA